The DNA window GCCCAGCGGCACCCTCTATCCGGTCCTGCACCGGCTCCAGGCGGCCGGCTGGCTCGCCGCCGACTGGGAGGAGGTGGACCCGGTCGCCGCCGGCCGGCCCGCCCGCCGCTACTACCGGCTCACCGGCGAGGGGGTGGGTGCCGCCCGGCTGGCGCTGGCCGAACTGCGCGCCCTCACCCCCGGAAGCGGGACGGTCCGGGGCGGCGCCGAGCCGACGGGAGCCCCGGCGTGGTGACCCGGCGGCTGGCCGGTCTCCTGCTGCGGGCGGCGGCACGGCGCTGGCCCGCGGAACTGCGCGCCGAGCTGGTCCGCGAGTGGGAGGCGGAGCTGCACGTCCTGGCCGGACGCGGGCAACGGTGGCGGATGCTGCGCTTCGCGGCCAGCCCCGCCGTCAGCCGGGCCGGTGCGCCGGTGGTCGACCGGGGCGTGCTGCACCGGCGGCTGCGGCGTACCGCCAGGGTGCTGCTGCTCGCCCCGCCGGCGTGCGTCGCCGTCGTGGTGCTCGCCGCCGTGGTGATGAACGTCGCGTACACCC is part of the Micromonospora halotolerans genome and encodes:
- a CDS encoding PadR family transcriptional regulator, translating into MRLTIPVAKVLSALLADPEAPRYGLDLMKLTGLPSGTLYPVLHRLQAAGWLAADWEEVDPVAAGRPARRYYRLTGEGVGAARLALAELRALTPGSGTVRGGAEPTGAPAW